A single genomic interval of Chitinophaga sp. 180180018-3 harbors:
- a CDS encoding dihydrofolate reductase, producing MRISIIVAASENNVIGIHNELPWRLPADLKYFKTTTLGKPVIMGRKTFESLGKALPGRPNIVITRQGDYHPEHTFVVSSLDAALDKARSFGGDELFITGGSQIFEASWPLINRIYLTRVHAVVEGDAFFPEIDENRFKLVSEQHHEPDEKHAYGFTFQVWDSVAAKS from the coding sequence ATGCGCATATCAATTATTGTAGCTGCTTCGGAAAACAACGTCATTGGTATCCATAATGAGCTGCCATGGCGCCTGCCGGCCGATCTGAAATACTTCAAAACTACTACCCTCGGCAAGCCGGTCATCATGGGGCGTAAAACCTTTGAATCACTGGGAAAAGCGCTGCCTGGAAGACCGAATATCGTCATCACCCGGCAGGGCGATTACCACCCGGAACATACTTTTGTAGTGAGCTCACTGGATGCTGCCCTCGATAAAGCCCGCAGCTTCGGTGGCGATGAATTGTTTATCACCGGCGGATCCCAGATTTTCGAAGCTTCCTGGCCGTTAATAAACCGTATCTACCTCACCCGTGTACACGCCGTGGTAGAAGGGGACGCTTTTTTTCCGGAGATAGATGAAAACAGATTCAAACTCGTCAGCGAACAACACCATGAACCCGACGAAAAGCACGCCTATGGCTTTACTTTTCAGGTTTGGGATAGCGTAGCTGCTAAAAGCTAG